Proteins encoded in a region of the Raphanus sativus cultivar WK10039 unplaced genomic scaffold, ASM80110v3 Scaffold1738, whole genome shotgun sequence genome:
- the LOC108833754 gene encoding RING-H2 finger protein ATL29-like: MPTIPSPVPPQLEHYVTPPLTVIFTVLFLILIFIGFFTLYFCKCFLDTIVHAWRIHHHNGETETTDNPLQPHDEAPPVNPGLDLRIINSFPTFPYFSVKDLREDKYGLECAICLLEFDGDHVLRLLTTCYHVFHQECIDLWFESHKTCPVCRHDLDPPPPPLENTSNVLSNVDEMIIDVVQETSYATTPIDTACTSSGQSSCVNNERSRKEQTSPEIFSRSHSTGHSIVRNKLPEEEDKYTLRLPEHVKINVTRGHSQTKSCVTFAELVRNRSYDHRRFGEVSNQTLATHSGK, encoded by the coding sequence ATGCCGACAATTCCTTCACCTGTACCGCCACAATTAGAACATTACGTGACACCACCTCTCACGGTGATCTTCACCGTACTCTTTCTAATACTCATCTTTATCGGTTTCTTCACTCTCTATTTCTGCAAGTGTTTTCTCGACACCATAGTGCACGCCTGGCGCATCCATCACCACAATGGCGAAACGGAAACAACAGACAATCCCCTACAGCCACATGACGAAGCTCCTCCGGTCAATCCTGGCCTAGACCTTAGAATCATAAACTCGTTTCCTACTTTTCCTTATTTCTCCGTTAAAGATCTCCGGGAAGATAAATACGGCCTCGAATGTGCCATTTGTCTACTTGAATTTGACGGTGATCACGTGCTACGTCTCTTGACAACATGCTACCACGTGTTTCACCAAGAATGCATCGATCTTTGGTTCGAATCACACAAGACTTGTCCTGTTTGTCGCCACGACCtagatcctcctcctcctcccctaGAAAACACCAGCAATGTTCTATCTAACGTTGATGAGATGATCATCGATGTAGTTCAAGAAACCAGCTATGCAACAACACCGATTGATACAGCTTGCACGTCTTCAGGACAAAGCAGTTGCGTAAACAACGAAAGATCGAGAAAAGAACAAACATCGCCAGAAATATTCTCGAGATCGCACTCTACGGGACATTCAATAGTGAGAAACAAATTACCAGAGGAAGAAGATAAGTATACATTAAGATTACCAGAGCATGTCAAGATTAATGTTACAAGAGGACATAGCCAAACAAAGAGTTGTGTTACTTTTG